In one Vibrio sp. VB16 genomic region, the following are encoded:
- the nusB gene encoding transcription antitermination factor NusB has protein sequence MGASVKPAARRNARQFALQAIYSWQISKDNVATIEEQFLSGGKYDEEEHHADEPALVAPETDVAYFRDLLSGVVLNHTKLDSKLRPYLSRPMQDLDMMELALLRLAMYEMTQRADVPYKVVINEAIELAKVFAAEDSHKFVNGVLDKAAPHVRKK, from the coding sequence ATGGGGGCAAGTGTGAAACCAGCCGCACGTCGTAATGCACGTCAATTTGCTTTACAAGCAATATATTCTTGGCAAATATCGAAAGATAATGTTGCCACAATTGAAGAACAATTTTTATCTGGTGGCAAGTATGATGAAGAAGAACATCATGCTGACGAACCTGCACTGGTTGCGCCAGAAACAGACGTTGCTTACTTTCGTGACTTATTGTCAGGTGTTGTACTAAATCACACTAAGTTAGATAGCAAACTACGCCCTTACCTATCTCGTCCAATGCAAGATTTGGATATGATGGAGTTAGCGCTTTTACGTCTTGCTATGTATGAAATGACTCAACGCGCAGATGTGCCATATAAAGTGGTTATCAACGAAGCGATTGAGTTGGCTAAAGTATTTGCTGCCGAAGACAGTCATAAGTTTGTCAACGGTGTGTTAGATAAAGCCGCACCGCACGTACGTAAAAAATAA
- the thiL gene encoding thiamine-phosphate kinase, giving the protein MSGEFSLIEKYFANRQTQRKDVQISLGDDCAVVRSPDNVRIAISTDTLVAGTHFLPDANPAWVAHKALASNLSDLAAMGATPAWVSLALTLPEQDESWLAPFCDAFFELADYFGVQLIGGDTTKGPLSITLTVQGFVPENRVLCRTGARVGDWLYVTGQLGDSKAGLEVILGNEDRSKPFAEKLERHHYIATPRILAGQALINIASSCIDISDGLISDVQHILRRSHVGAMIDISALPLSSELLDFCADREKAQKFALMSGEEYELCFTVPEEHKGGLESALAHIGTKVTCIGQIRPEGMFDLIRDGKRVDWQLSGYDHFKDAE; this is encoded by the coding sequence ATGTCCGGTGAATTTAGTTTAATAGAAAAATATTTTGCCAATCGTCAGACCCAACGTAAAGATGTTCAAATCTCGCTTGGAGATGATTGTGCGGTTGTTCGATCGCCAGATAACGTTCGTATTGCAATAAGTACGGATACCTTAGTTGCTGGTACTCACTTTCTCCCAGACGCAAACCCAGCTTGGGTTGCCCATAAAGCGTTGGCCTCCAATCTAAGTGATTTAGCCGCAATGGGAGCAACACCCGCTTGGGTTTCATTGGCGTTAACTCTTCCAGAACAAGATGAATCTTGGTTAGCGCCTTTTTGCGATGCATTCTTTGAATTAGCAGACTATTTCGGCGTTCAACTGATTGGTGGTGATACAACCAAAGGGCCTTTGAGCATAACCCTAACGGTTCAAGGGTTTGTGCCTGAGAACAGAGTTCTTTGTCGCACTGGTGCTCGTGTTGGTGATTGGCTTTACGTGACAGGACAATTGGGCGACAGTAAAGCAGGGCTTGAGGTTATTTTAGGCAACGAAGATCGAAGCAAGCCGTTCGCCGAAAAACTAGAGCGTCACCATTACATTGCCACACCAAGGATATTAGCCGGACAAGCCCTGATTAACATTGCCTCAAGTTGCATTGATATTTCTGATGGTTTAATTTCCGACGTTCAACATATACTTAGACGCTCCCATGTGGGTGCGATGATTGATATCAGTGCGCTGCCACTTTCAAGTGAGTTACTGGACTTTTGCGCTGACAGGGAAAAAGCACAAAAGTTTGCTCTGATGAGTGGTGAAGAGTATGAGCTTTGCTTTACTGTTCCAGAAGAGCATAAAGGCGGCTTAGAGAGCGCGTTGGCCCATATTGGCACCAAGGTTACTTGTATCGGTCAGATCCGCCCTGAAGGGATGTTTGACCTTATTAGAGATGGCAAGAGAGTAGATTGGCAGCTTAGTGGTTATGACCATTTTAAGGACGCAGAATGA
- the pgpA gene encoding phosphatidylglycerophosphatase A: MTNPLDKISLANPWHLLATGFGSGLSPIIPGTMGTLAAIPFYFLLVQLPLPLYIILVVISCFIGVKICQITSDDMGTHDHGSIVWDEFSGFWITMSFVPMMNLPVTEWKWLVSGFVLFRFFDMVKPWPIGWLDKRVHGGFGIMIDDIVAGVMAWIALFLVGTYAGWI; the protein is encoded by the coding sequence ATGACAAATCCGTTAGATAAAATATCTTTGGCGAATCCTTGGCATCTACTTGCTACTGGATTTGGTAGTGGGTTATCACCGATTATTCCTGGGACGATGGGAACATTGGCGGCCATTCCATTCTATTTTTTATTGGTTCAGTTGCCTTTACCTCTTTATATTATTCTGGTTGTTATTTCCTGTTTCATCGGGGTAAAGATATGCCAAATCACGTCGGATGATATGGGCACACACGATCATGGCTCAATTGTTTGGGATGAGTTTTCAGGCTTTTGGATCACCATGAGCTTTGTGCCTATGATGAACCTTCCCGTGACCGAGTGGAAATGGTTGGTGTCAGGATTTGTACTATTTCGCTTTTTTGATATGGTAAAACCGTGGCCGATTGGCTGGCTCGATAAGCGTGTACACGGAGGCTTTGGTATTATGATTGACGATATTGTTGCCGGTGTAATGGCTTGGATTGCTCTGTTCTTGGTTGGAACCTACGCCGGTTGGATTTAG
- the dxs gene encoding 1-deoxy-D-xylulose-5-phosphate synthase, whose protein sequence is MTLDISKYPTLVLADTPEELRTLPKEILPTLCDELRTYLLNSVSQSSGHLASGLGTVELTVALHYVYNTPFDQLIWDVGHQAYPHKILTGRRDKLPTIRQKDGLHPFPWREESKYDTLSVGHSSTSISAALGMAICAEKEGKERKIVSVIGDGAITAGIAFEAMNHAGDIHSDMLVILNDNEMSISENVGALNNHLAQVLSGSLYTSIREGGKKVLSGLPPIKELVRKTEEHLKGMVVPGTMFEELGFNYIGPVDGHDVNELVKTLKNMRGLKGPQFLHIMTKKGKGYEPAEKDPIGYHGVPKFNPAETSLPKSNGTKPSFSKIFGDFLCDMAAQDPKLMAITPAMREGSGMVRFSKTYPKQYFDVAIAEQHSITLATGMAIAGYNPIVAIYSTFLQRGYDQFIHDVAIMNLPVMFAIDRAGIVGADGQTHQGAFDLSFMRCIPNLVIMAPSNENECRQMLYTGHKHQGPSAVRYPRGTSIGEPLEDTMTAIEIGKGLIVRENSPQKAASNELKVAILSFGTMLESAVIAAENIDATVADMRFVKPLDEALIKELVSNHDIIVTVEENAIAGGAGAGVVEFMMQQKLIKPVLNIGLPDKFIAQGTQEELHIELGLDAAGIEAKIQEYIAK, encoded by the coding sequence ATGACTCTTGATATTTCGAAATACCCTACATTGGTTCTTGCTGATACGCCTGAAGAACTACGTACCCTTCCAAAGGAAATTTTACCAACACTTTGTGACGAATTGCGTACGTATTTATTAAATTCTGTGAGCCAATCAAGTGGGCATTTAGCGTCTGGCTTAGGCACCGTTGAATTAACCGTTGCACTGCATTATGTTTACAATACACCATTTGACCAGCTCATTTGGGATGTTGGCCATCAGGCTTACCCTCATAAAATTTTAACGGGTCGTCGTGATAAACTCCCGACCATTCGTCAAAAAGATGGTCTTCATCCATTCCCTTGGAGAGAAGAGAGCAAATACGACACACTTTCCGTGGGACACTCATCAACGTCCATAAGTGCCGCATTAGGCATGGCTATTTGTGCCGAAAAAGAAGGGAAAGAGAGAAAAATAGTCAGTGTTATTGGTGATGGTGCCATTACAGCAGGCATAGCATTTGAAGCAATGAATCATGCTGGGGATATCCATTCGGATATGTTGGTTATACTGAACGACAACGAGATGTCGATATCGGAGAATGTTGGAGCGCTTAATAATCATCTTGCTCAGGTTCTTTCCGGTAGCCTATACACCTCTATTAGAGAAGGGGGCAAAAAAGTACTTTCTGGTTTGCCGCCAATCAAAGAGCTGGTTCGAAAAACCGAAGAACACCTTAAAGGCATGGTCGTCCCAGGAACCATGTTTGAAGAACTAGGTTTTAACTATATCGGTCCTGTGGATGGCCACGATGTTAATGAGTTAGTTAAGACACTGAAGAACATGCGAGGGTTAAAAGGCCCGCAGTTCTTGCATATTATGACGAAGAAAGGCAAAGGCTACGAGCCTGCCGAAAAAGATCCTATCGGATACCACGGCGTACCTAAATTTAACCCAGCGGAAACCAGCTTGCCGAAAAGCAATGGCACTAAGCCAAGCTTCTCTAAAATATTTGGCGACTTCCTCTGCGACATGGCAGCACAAGATCCAAAACTCATGGCAATCACACCCGCTATGCGTGAAGGTTCAGGCATGGTTCGTTTTTCTAAAACATACCCTAAGCAATATTTTGATGTTGCTATTGCAGAGCAACATTCAATCACCTTAGCCACAGGGATGGCCATCGCTGGTTACAACCCTATTGTCGCTATCTATTCTACCTTCTTACAGCGTGGTTACGACCAGTTTATCCATGATGTGGCGATTATGAACTTGCCTGTCATGTTTGCGATAGATCGTGCAGGTATAGTCGGTGCTGATGGCCAAACTCACCAAGGTGCATTTGACCTCAGCTTTATGCGTTGCATTCCAAATCTAGTGATCATGGCACCAAGTAACGAAAACGAGTGCCGTCAGATGTTATATACCGGGCACAAACATCAAGGCCCAAGCGCGGTACGTTATCCTAGAGGGACAAGTATCGGTGAGCCTCTAGAAGACACGATGACAGCAATAGAGATAGGTAAAGGGCTTATTGTCCGGGAAAACAGCCCGCAAAAGGCGGCCTCTAACGAATTGAAGGTGGCTATCTTAAGCTTTGGCACCATGCTAGAAAGCGCCGTTATCGCAGCCGAAAACATCGATGCTACTGTTGCGGATATGCGCTTTGTTAAACCATTAGATGAAGCGCTCATCAAAGAATTAGTTAGCAACCACGATATCATCGTAACAGTAGAAGAGAACGCAATTGCCGGTGGTGCTGGTGCAGGTGTCGTTGAATTTATGATGCAACAAAAGCTCATCAAACCGGTGCTCAACATCGGCCTGCCTGATAAGTTCATCGCTCAAGGAACACAAGAAGAGCTGCATATCGAACTCGGTTTGGATGCCGCCGGTATTGAAGCTAAAATTCAAGAATATATCGCGAAGTAA
- the ispA gene encoding (2E,6E)-farnesyl diphosphate synthase encodes MLASLSFYQERNQAQLDSWLDKLDYQALPLVQAMRYGLLLGGKRARPFLVYATGEMLGCSLDALDTPASAIECIHAYSLIHDDLPAMDDDELRRGHATCHIEFDEATAILTGDSLQTLAFTILAEGPLSDSGETKRVSMIQALAKASGAQGMCVGQALDLYAENRSVSLEELEAIHKNKTGALLKCAIQLGALAAGDKGLSILPLLDRYAEAIGLAFQVQDDILDVVSDTETLGKPQGSDQNLNKATYPSLLGLESAQQKAQTLLQEALHALDTIPYNTQLLEEFARYVVERKN; translated from the coding sequence ATGTTGGCATCATTATCATTCTATCAAGAACGCAACCAAGCTCAGTTAGATTCATGGTTAGATAAGCTGGACTATCAAGCGCTACCTCTTGTCCAAGCGATGCGTTATGGATTGCTACTGGGTGGAAAAAGAGCGAGACCGTTTTTAGTTTATGCTACGGGTGAAATGCTCGGCTGTTCGCTAGACGCGCTGGACACACCAGCCTCTGCCATAGAATGTATACATGCCTACTCTTTGATTCACGATGACCTTCCCGCAATGGACGACGATGAACTTAGGCGTGGGCACGCTACCTGTCATATCGAATTTGACGAAGCTACCGCCATTCTTACTGGTGACTCGCTTCAAACGCTGGCATTTACTATCTTGGCGGAAGGGCCTCTTTCCGATTCAGGTGAAACAAAGCGAGTATCGATGATACAAGCGCTAGCGAAAGCGTCTGGCGCACAAGGGATGTGTGTCGGACAAGCACTCGATCTCTATGCCGAAAACAGAAGCGTATCTCTTGAAGAGCTCGAAGCCATTCATAAAAACAAAACCGGCGCGTTACTAAAATGTGCCATTCAACTTGGTGCATTGGCAGCCGGAGATAAAGGGTTATCTATCCTTCCTTTGCTAGACCGATACGCAGAAGCCATTGGCTTGGCCTTTCAGGTACAAGACGATATATTGGACGTTGTTAGCGATACGGAAACCCTTGGGAAACCGCAAGGTTCGGATCAAAACTTGAATAAAGCCACCTATCCATCTTTACTTGGATTAGAAAGTGCTCAGCAAAAAGCTCAAACTCTTTTGCAAGAAGCACTTCATGCATTGGATACAATCCCTTACAATACGCAGTTACTCGAAGAGTTCGCCCGATACGTTGTCGAGCGCAAAAACTAA
- the xseB gene encoding exodeoxyribonuclease VII small subunit, with protein sequence MATKKPENMTFEATLEELDSIVEQLEGGDLALEDSLKHFERGISLAREGQTKLTQAEQRVSILLEKDDNAPLSDFQNEHSRED encoded by the coding sequence ATGGCCACAAAAAAACCTGAAAATATGACCTTCGAAGCAACGCTAGAAGAGCTCGATTCCATTGTAGAACAGCTTGAAGGCGGCGATCTTGCTCTAGAAGACTCATTGAAGCACTTTGAACGCGGTATCTCGTTAGCACGTGAAGGCCAAACCAAGCTTACTCAGGCAGAACAACGCGTCTCTATCTTATTAGAAAAAGATGATAATGCCCCGCTGTCCGATTTTCAAAATGAGCATTCAAGAGAAGATTAA
- the pomA gene encoding flagellar motor protein PomA — MDLATLIGLIGGFAFVIMAMVLGGSIGMFVDTVSILIVVGGSTCVVLMKFTMGQFFSAFKIAGKAFIFKTDDPEELIAKVVEMADAARKGGFLALEEMEISSSFMQKGIDLLVDGHDAEVVRAAMQKDIALTDERHVQGSSAFRAYGDVAPAMGMIGTLVGLVAMLSNMDDPKSIGPAMAVALLTTLYGAVLANMVFFPIADKLSLRREQEKLNRRLIMDGVLAIQDGQNPRVIDSYLKNYLNEKRRVLDIDNE; from the coding sequence GTGGATTTAGCAACATTAATAGGTCTGATCGGAGGGTTTGCCTTCGTGATAATGGCAATGGTGCTTGGTGGTAGCATTGGCATGTTTGTCGATACTGTCTCCATCTTGATCGTTGTCGGCGGTTCGACTTGCGTAGTTTTAATGAAATTTACCATGGGTCAATTCTTTAGTGCCTTTAAGATTGCCGGTAAAGCGTTCATCTTCAAGACGGATGATCCTGAAGAATTGATCGCTAAAGTTGTTGAAATGGCAGACGCCGCGCGTAAAGGTGGATTTCTGGCCCTTGAAGAGATGGAAATTTCCAGCAGCTTTATGCAGAAAGGCATTGATCTGCTCGTTGATGGTCACGATGCTGAAGTGGTGAGAGCCGCAATGCAAAAGGATATCGCATTAACCGATGAACGCCATGTTCAAGGTAGTTCGGCATTCCGAGCCTACGGTGACGTTGCTCCCGCAATGGGCATGATTGGTACATTGGTTGGTCTGGTAGCCATGCTTTCAAACATGGATGACCCTAAATCTATTGGACCTGCGATGGCGGTTGCGCTCTTAACAACATTATATGGTGCTGTGTTAGCTAACATGGTGTTCTTCCCTATTGCCGATAAACTTTCTTTACGTCGAGAGCAAGAAAAATTAAATCGCCGCCTTATTATGGATGGTGTACTCGCCATTCAAGATGGTCAAAACCCACGCGTTATTGATAGTTACCTTAAGAACTATCTTAACGAGAAGAGACGTGTTCTAGACATCGATAACGAGTAA
- a CDS encoding flagellar motor protein MotB codes for MDEEDDCKCPPPGAPLWLATFSDLMSLLMCFFVLLLSFSEMDVLKFKQIAGSMKFAFGVQNRLEVKDIPKGTSVIALEFRPGRPEPTPIDVIMQQTIDITQSNLNFHEGESARAGGKNREAGEQTGGQSPETSTKMNQNTQSESEQEQDQQSQSDAQAEALAQETDALEETIKKALEREIDQGAIEVENLGQEIVIRIREKGAFPGGSAFLQPKFRPLVRQIADLVKDVPGIVRVSGHTDDQILESELYRSNWDLSSQRAVSVAHEMEKVAGFDHARLRVRGMADTEPLNGNATSAQRAKNRRVEIGILQGKPQYSDEVSVGQ; via the coding sequence ATGGATGAAGAAGATGATTGCAAATGTCCGCCCCCCGGCGCACCTTTATGGTTGGCAACCTTCTCAGATTTGATGTCACTTCTGATGTGTTTTTTCGTACTTCTACTCTCGTTTTCCGAGATGGATGTACTGAAATTCAAGCAAATTGCTGGTTCTATGAAGTTTGCATTTGGTGTGCAAAACCGATTGGAAGTAAAAGACATCCCTAAAGGGACAAGTGTTATCGCGTTAGAGTTTAGGCCAGGTAGACCAGAGCCTACGCCTATCGACGTTATAATGCAGCAAACCATTGATATCACTCAGTCTAACCTTAACTTCCACGAAGGGGAGTCAGCAAGGGCGGGTGGTAAAAATAGAGAAGCTGGTGAGCAGACGGGTGGGCAGTCGCCAGAAACGTCAACAAAGATGAATCAAAACACCCAATCGGAATCAGAGCAAGAGCAAGATCAGCAATCGCAGTCTGACGCGCAAGCAGAAGCGTTGGCGCAAGAGACCGACGCACTAGAAGAGACCATTAAGAAGGCACTCGAGCGCGAAATTGACCAAGGTGCCATTGAAGTTGAAAACCTCGGTCAGGAAATTGTCATTCGAATTCGAGAGAAAGGGGCTTTTCCTGGAGGGTCGGCGTTCTTACAACCGAAATTCAGACCACTGGTAAGGCAGATTGCCGATCTCGTGAAAGATGTTCCGGGAATTGTTCGCGTTTCTGGGCATACGGATGATCAGATTTTAGAGTCAGAATTATATCGTTCGAACTGGGACTTATCATCACAACGTGCGGTGTCAGTTGCACATGAGATGGAAAAAGTGGCAGGCTTTGACCATGCAAGATTGAGAGTTCGGGGGATGGCGGATACTGAGCCACTAAATGGCAACGCAACATCTGCACAGAGAGCAAAAAATCGACGAGTTGAAATCGGTATATTGCAAGGCAAACCGCAGTATAGCGATGAGGTGAGTGTTGGTCAGTAG
- a CDS encoding response regulator — MTIKYTVMILEDDVRASYTLESTINQLPEFNVVAVSETCAEALLQFELYKPMLVFVDISLPDGNGIDVIRQLRKKKAQCDFVMTTAERETATIEKVVQLGVIDYLVKPIRMSRVHQTLTDYKQFKQQLSQRATVDQGEIDQILRKVPEKKLRITPKGIDITTLNSLKTILHEEALIDFSAEDVGKRMNVSRVTARRYLEFLESEGLIRLVLNYNTGGRPRRLYQVVERQISHY, encoded by the coding sequence ATGACAATTAAATACACCGTAATGATTCTCGAAGACGATGTTAGGGCAAGCTACACACTTGAGTCCACCATCAATCAGCTCCCTGAATTTAACGTGGTTGCGGTCAGCGAAACCTGCGCAGAAGCTCTATTACAATTTGAATTGTACAAACCAATGCTTGTCTTTGTAGACATTTCATTGCCTGATGGCAACGGTATTGACGTTATACGCCAGCTACGTAAAAAAAAGGCGCAATGCGACTTTGTAATGACAACAGCTGAAAGAGAGACCGCAACCATTGAGAAAGTCGTTCAACTTGGTGTGATCGACTATCTCGTCAAACCAATTCGAATGTCTCGAGTCCACCAAACATTAACCGACTATAAGCAATTCAAACAACAGCTATCTCAAAGAGCAACCGTTGACCAAGGTGAGATAGATCAGATACTACGAAAAGTGCCGGAAAAAAAGCTGCGCATAACCCCTAAAGGTATCGATATCACGACGCTAAACTCTCTCAAAACAATCCTTCACGAAGAAGCGTTGATTGATTTCTCAGCAGAGGATGTCGGTAAACGAATGAATGTGAGCCGTGTTACGGCTCGACGTTATCTGGAGTTTTTGGAATCAGAAGGCCTGATCCGCCTAGTGTTGAATTACAATACAGGCGGTAGGCCTCGTCGGTTATATCAAGTTGTAGAGAGACAAATTAGCCACTACTGA
- a CDS encoding ATP-binding protein has protein sequence MKLKSYLALTTIATSSFIVIIVTTAILLLLQTSHQEGFQARGLELARVLAHNPVVINAVDAKNKNQEHDLQDYIEDIRTSTDASYIVVVDRNAMRLSHPTPNKIGKHFIGDDIYPALESGQEYSSVASGSLGEAIRNFSPVRLNGEVIGAICIGYLSVKTSSILLKKFSDIGLIVGSVYLLGIAAIFAFVFKIKRTFLDYEPEFIVNKFHEHEMVFDSIRDAIIAVDSNMNITTINNSAITLLSMGASNRYDYINHSLAHYSSSLSHLVLSKQSMFHQGEFMIGKLKYRANIYPINTPKGLLGHAIVFFANLSHDELEREVNYLKNYSEILRSKTHEYSNKLNVISGMLQTGKYDETIDFIQQETDRYQSVLRNIVMSITDSAVASILLAKFNKASEIGVKYTVDVDSNLSNYEKNASEKLVTIIGNLIDNALLASWQNRKNVSPEVCVYLSDRSSHIILEVQDSGAGIPDKIAEHILEFGVSSKHDDEHSGIGLYLVKQLVDYFHGSIDWERTDKQTTLFSIYLVKSDVENDN, from the coding sequence ATGAAACTGAAGAGCTATCTAGCATTAACAACAATCGCCACGTCTTCCTTTATTGTTATTATCGTGACAACGGCTATTTTGTTATTACTGCAAACCTCTCACCAAGAAGGCTTTCAAGCGAGAGGGTTAGAGCTCGCTCGCGTACTTGCCCATAACCCGGTCGTCATTAACGCTGTCGATGCAAAAAATAAAAATCAAGAACATGATCTTCAAGACTACATTGAAGACATAAGAACAAGCACGGATGCCTCCTACATCGTTGTTGTAGATAGAAATGCAATGCGGTTAAGCCACCCTACTCCAAACAAGATTGGCAAACACTTTATTGGAGACGATATCTATCCTGCTCTGGAAAGTGGTCAAGAATACAGCAGTGTTGCATCCGGTTCTCTGGGTGAAGCCATTCGCAACTTTTCCCCTGTTCGCCTTAATGGCGAAGTCATAGGTGCGATTTGTATTGGCTATTTATCAGTAAAAACCTCGAGTATTCTTCTGAAGAAATTCAGTGATATAGGCCTAATAGTGGGGAGTGTTTACCTATTGGGAATTGCGGCCATTTTTGCCTTTGTATTTAAGATAAAACGAACCTTTCTAGACTATGAACCTGAATTTATAGTCAACAAATTTCACGAACATGAGATGGTGTTTGACAGTATTCGAGACGCCATTATCGCTGTCGATAGCAATATGAATATCACCACCATCAACAATAGTGCCATTACACTGCTTTCCATGGGTGCATCTAACCGATACGACTATATAAACCACTCCTTAGCGCACTATTCTTCCTCATTAAGTCACCTTGTACTTTCAAAGCAAAGTATGTTTCATCAGGGCGAGTTTATGATTGGAAAATTGAAATATCGAGCCAACATTTACCCTATTAACACCCCTAAGGGCCTACTCGGTCACGCCATCGTCTTTTTTGCAAACCTCAGCCATGACGAACTAGAACGTGAGGTCAATTACCTAAAGAATTACTCCGAAATATTGCGAAGCAAGACACATGAATACTCCAATAAACTTAATGTGATATCAGGCATGCTACAAACAGGCAAGTACGACGAGACCATTGATTTTATTCAACAAGAGACGGATCGCTATCAATCCGTTCTCCGCAACATTGTTATGTCGATTACAGACAGTGCCGTAGCCAGTATATTACTCGCGAAATTTAATAAGGCATCAGAAATTGGCGTAAAATACACCGTCGATGTGGACAGTAATCTATCGAATTACGAAAAAAATGCATCAGAGAAACTCGTTACTATAATTGGAAACCTGATTGACAATGCGTTACTGGCCTCATGGCAAAACCGAAAGAATGTCAGCCCTGAAGTCTGTGTGTACCTAAGTGATCGTAGCAGTCACATCATTCTTGAGGTTCAGGATAGCGGCGCAGGCATACCCGATAAGATAGCGGAACACATTCTCGAATTCGGGGTGAGCTCCAAACACGATGATGAGCATAGTGGAATAGGTCTGTATTTAGTCAAGCAACTTGTTGATTACTTTCATGGAAGCATTGATTGGGAACGTACCGATAAGCAGACCACACTTTTTAGTATTTACTTGGTTAAGAGTGATGTAGAAAATGACAATTAA
- a CDS encoding anaerobic C4-dicarboxylate transporter, with translation MLYLEFLFLLLMLYMGSRYGGIGLGVVSGIGLVVEVFIFRMPPTSPPVTVMLIILAVVTCASILEAAGGLKFMLQVAERILRKNPKNVTLIAPFVTYTMTFMLGTGHAVYSIMPIIGDVALKNGIRPERPMAAASVASQIAISASPISAAVVYYLAQISNIQADITLVSILMVTVPSTLAGTFLMALYSVRRGKELNDDPEYQRRLKDPVWRDKILKTTSTTLDEVLPASARNSVLIFITALLTIVAVAMLPELRTIVEGEKPIKMSVIIQMMMLAFGGVILLATKTDPRKVPEGVVFKSGMVAAIAIFGIAWMSDTYFKYALPQFKDGIIGMVTDYPWSFAFALFIVSVVVNSQAATARMMLPVGIGLGLDPALLIGIMPAIYGYFFIPNYPSDIATVNFDSSGTTKIGKWYFNHSFMSVGIIGVVSACIVGYLLGQVFLT, from the coding sequence ATGTTATATCTTGAGTTTTTGTTTCTATTGCTGATGCTCTATATGGGCTCACGCTATGGTGGCATTGGGCTAGGGGTCGTCTCTGGTATTGGATTGGTTGTGGAAGTATTTATTTTCCGAATGCCACCTACATCTCCACCAGTCACCGTTATGTTAATCATTCTTGCTGTAGTGACCTGTGCATCCATTCTTGAAGCTGCTGGCGGATTGAAATTTATGCTTCAAGTCGCGGAAAGAATACTGCGTAAGAACCCGAAAAATGTCACTCTTATCGCCCCTTTTGTTACTTATACCATGACTTTTATGTTAGGTACGGGACACGCAGTATATTCAATTATGCCGATCATTGGTGATGTTGCCCTTAAAAATGGCATTCGTCCTGAACGACCTATGGCAGCGGCTTCAGTGGCATCGCAGATCGCAATATCAGCTTCACCAATTTCTGCGGCAGTGGTCTATTACCTTGCACAGATCTCTAATATTCAAGCAGATATTACATTAGTTTCTATTCTCATGGTCACGGTACCTTCAACACTTGCGGGTACGTTCTTGATGGCGTTGTATAGCGTACGCCGTGGTAAAGAACTAAATGACGATCCAGAATATCAACGTCGCCTAAAAGATCCGGTTTGGCGCGATAAAATTCTTAAAACAACGTCAACGACATTAGATGAAGTTCTTCCTGCATCTGCTCGCAACTCAGTTCTTATCTTTATTACCGCTTTGTTGACCATTGTCGCTGTCGCAATGCTTCCAGAACTTAGGACTATTGTTGAGGGTGAAAAGCCCATCAAAATGTCAGTAATCATTCAAATGATGATGCTTGCTTTTGGTGGCGTTATTTTATTGGCAACCAAAACCGATCCTCGTAAAGTGCCTGAAGGCGTGGTATTTAAGTCCGGTATGGTCGCCGCAATCGCTATTTTTGGTATTGCCTGGATGTCTGATACGTACTTTAAGTACGCATTACCACAATTTAAAGACGGCATCATTGGAATGGTTACAGACTACCCTTGGTCATTCGCATTTGCTCTATTTATTGTTTCCGTTGTGGTTAACTCTCAAGCGGCAACTGCGCGTATGATGCTACCCGTTGGTATTGGTCTAGGGTTAGACCCTGCACTGCTCATTGGTATTATGCCAGCAATATATGGCTACTTCTTTATACCTAATTACCCGTCCGATATCGCCACAGTGAATTTCGATTCATCAGGCACGACTAAAATTGGTAAGTGGTACTTTAACCACTCATTCATGTCTGTCGGTATAATCGGGGTCGTGTCTGCATGTATAGTGGGTTATTTACTAGGGCAAGTATTCCTCACCTAG